The DNA segment TGCTGTTTATTTGTTTTAATGTTCAATTATATAGTTCTAGAATAATTATGTAAAAAATACATTAATAACATAATATATTGTTTTTAATTACTTTAATTACATCTCCTGAAACCACTAAATTTTCATATTTCTTGATTGATAGTTATAATTATTTTCTCCTTAATTCTTTAGGAAGAAATTCATCTATCTCATCATCGGAAAAAGTCATATCTTCAAGTTCTTTCAGCGCTTTTTGAGCTTTCACGTAAGCCTTATAATTTGTACTCGGTGCCCCAGTATAAACAGCATGTAAATCTTCTGTAAGCTTATCTCTCCGCAAACAAAGATCATTAAGCGGCACAGTTTTCATACGCAAATCCGTTAACAGGGAAAGATATTTCTCTCGGATGATCCACAAATCTGCCCCTGCCTGTCGATGTTTTTGAGCAATTTCTCCAAGATCGTAATCTTTAATGTAGGAGTTAAGGGTAAGCAAAATTGTAGACAATAAAACAGCTACCAACGTACCAAGCTTTTTATATTCAATCAGTGCACTAAAATCAAAAAGTGCTGTCACCAATCCGCCTGTCACAAAAGCAGATAGGACTATTTGGCTACACTTTATAAACTTATGGCGGTTAAATAGAATATCTGCACATTTTTCGTGTGTTTTGTGAGAGTAAATAATTCGTCCATAACATTCGCGTAACTGTCCTTCAAGAATTTTATAGTTATCAGTCATAATCGCTTCTGTTTGCTATTATTGGAACGTGTATTCTGTCTTTAGAAACAACAATATTATTTTTGACAAGATAGCATTCAACAATATGATCTCCTTGGAAATTACTGTTTTCTTCTTTCGTTTTGTGACCTTTATCTAATGTTATCTGACCACGAACACAGTTTCGGCGCTGTGCTTCTTCTCCCCTATTTAAAACTTTCCAATAAACCTGATAACATCCACCTACAGATGGAAGCTCAGAAATCAAAAATTTGAGTTTTTTCTCTGCTTTCAAAGGAATTCTTTTAATCAACATATCACGAAGAAGAAATTTTCTATAACCGCGCTGAATGACTTCACAGTCAATTTTTAATTGATAACGTATGTCGACAGGAAATTTATTTTCAATGAACTCCTCAGTGTTGTCCCATGTTTGAGAAGTAAGGTCTCTATTGATCTGTGTAGCCGGGAATGGCTGTCCATAAATAGATTTCCACTTTTCGTTAACGTTATCTTTTCCCTTTTCCTCAATTGCTTTAAGGCAAAGCTCGTGTGTTTTCTTAGCAAGTCGTTGGAAACTTTTCTTTACTTTTACTCGCTGTCCACTTCCTGGAGCACAATACTCATTTTGTGGTGGTAACTCAGAAAGATATTTAAAAAAATCACGACTTAACTGATCGTAATAAAGATAGCTTTTATCGTCATAAGTCGAAGTAGAGTTAAGAAAATTATAAGCTAGCGTGTCAATCAGTAACCCACCTATTCCAATACCATGTTTATTTTTCCATGCACGCGCCATTTTACATAATGGGCGTAAATTTAAATTTTTTTCTGCATTTAAATTAGCAACAGCCTCCATTTCCTTTCTTGGTTTTGTGACTTTCCAACTACCACCATTCTTAGTGTCAGGGTATTTATAGCTCATATCCTCTTGCTCAAAAACGGGCTGTACTTCAATATGGAAATTCGTATAAGTGACAGTCACAACAAGACGATCAACTCGAACGTTGGTAGTTGGATAACGTTTAATAATTGCATCTTTTGTATCTTGCAAAAGCTTTAATTGACCGCCAGGTTTATCGTAATGTTCCCATTTATTCTTAGGCATAATGTAAAGCATGTCTAAATCAGAAATGTTATTAATGCCAGTTTTTCGACCGAATGATCCCACTTGAAGTGTGTTTGCCACCTTTGAGTCTGTATCTCGAAATTGTCTGTTAAGAGCTGCTGTAAGTTCACCATAACGTGTACTGATAGTCTCGGTATTATTTATTGTAAGATTGTTAATGAATTGCGAAAATATCTCTGAAATACTCATTCCTATTTCTCTTCATTATGAAATTTATAGATAGCAATTTAAAAATATTAAATAATGCCGTGTGGATTTTTAACTGAATATTTATTTTTTAATTTCAACTCTTATATATTAATTTGTTCTACATAACTAATAATGATTAAAGTAAAAATCTTTAGTTTAATCAATTAACTTTATTTCTAATTCAGTATAAAAATTAACTTTAAAATAAGATGGTTATCTGTTTTTTATTATCGATAATATCGCTCTGATAATTAAATAGACAAAAAAAATAGTACCAAGGAAAGTTACTGCAATTAACGATTCTATTTTAGCTGTTACTAACATATCTACGATATTACTCAATTGATTCATATGAAAGCCTATAAAAACATATATATAAATTAATATTTTTTTTACACAAAAAATAACCATAACAAATTTATTTACAATAAATTAAAATATTTAAAACATTTTAATAGCGAATGTGTGAAATATATCAATATTTAATTAGTATATATATTATTTTATTTGTGAAATCTGTCACTGATCATAAAATTCATAATAAGTTTACAATGATTTATATTGTAAACTATATTGATTTTATATAATTACGTGATTATGAAGAAAAATCCAGTAGCAGAGGTTTATGAGGTATACATAGATGTAATTTAACCTGATTTTTACGTACTAGCTTAAACTAGTATCTGACACCGCCGTGATATGAACAGGTACCTGGTCCTTCGGATGTTGAAAAAGAACTATCATTACATATCGCTTTTATATTAGGATCATCCTAATCGTTTGTTATAAATACAAAGGAGTTAAAAGAAAATATCAATATAATTAATAATAAAAATATTTTTCCCATTTTGAAATTATCCATTGTTATTGTTGTGATCTTTATTAAGATTCTCTAGAAAAGCATTTTTTAAACTTAGAATAAATGCTTATAAAGCATTATAGCTATCTTTTAATTTATATCTGTGCAAATTAAAGTCTTTATACCAAAATCATGATGTAACATATCATAACGATGTTAATGCAATACTTAAACTAAATTTAATCACAATGTATTGAATTAAATAGATTATATTGAAAATAAGTATGATGAAATTACGACTTTTTATTAATTTGTTACATGTAATAAATACAACATATTTTTAATGTTTAACGAATGATTTTTATTTTTCGTATTGCTGTAAATATGAATATAGAGAGCACTTTTGTGTAATAACAGAGAATTAAATTTCAAAAATTTTGTTCACTAGATGTTTCATGGACTGAGCTGGGAGGGGATAGCCAGTACCACCATGGTCGTTTTTCTATTTCATGCTCCTTATGCTGAACCCAACAATAAAGGGATGTATGATCAACATTCATATCCCATTCGGCAGGTATTTTCTGTAATTCTCGATAACAGATGCCATATTTGCAGTACTAATGTACCGCTCAAAAGATGATGTCGTGGGTAAAGTATCGGCCTTTAAAAATATTCATGCTGAGCAACACTGATTTAATCGTTATGGAAGATTATCAACAATTTGAACTTTGCAATAGTCCCTATTATTATTAATACCATCTTTATTTATGGAAAATATTGTTTTGTATGATTGCAGTGCAATCTCTCTATTCAAAAAACAAACATTCTCTTTAGTTAATTTTTTTATATTAAAGTAATTGTTGTCACTAGTTATTATTAGAAGTGCTTTTTTTGGTGATAACGGATAGTAATAATCTATGTTTTCCGCCTTATGACCATCAGGGTTAATATTTATCACAGGTTGATCTGATGTTATAAAGTCAATATCAGTTTCATTGTTTAGGATAAATATCTTTGCTGACTTATTTGTAGCCATATCATATGATAGGTTACCAGCAAAAAATGAACACATAAACCACCAATTTCTCTGATAAAAATCTCTAAGCAATGCTTTGTGTGGCGTATCCTCAATTGTATTTAACGCATCAATTAAAATCCTTTTCATCCTTAATGTTCTTGAATATTGATAGGCGACAAAGAGGCATAATTCACAATATTTATCTTTATTCTCAATGTAATCAGTTTTTCCATCATTTAAACTATTGATCAAATCAATAGCTCGCTTTTCCATTGAGCTAAAATAATCTTCAAATATATTACTTGTTATTCTATCATTTATATCTTTGTTATCTGTAATATCAGATGCTATTTTTGCAAGATTTTGAATTTCTGCAAACTTTTTAAAGAAATTAACGTGTTGTTTTTGTAACTCTACATGGCAATTTTTTATTATCTCTTTAACTAGATGGACATCTTTTTCCTTAAAAAAACCTATTTTGTAAAAGTTATCTTCACGAGCTAACCCTTTAATACCATCATTTGATATTTTACCTGTACGGCTGATATACCAAATGTTTACCTTATCACTAGACCATCTACGTAGATAATATGCCCAAACGTAGTGGTGCCTAATCTTCTTGTTTGGAATTCTCATTTCACTATTCATTTATTTTACACTCGAATTGCACTCGAACCTATATCAGATAAAAGGCCTTTTTGGCCGTTTCCTTTTAAGGAACTAACATTAAAGCCGTTATACCTTCTGAGATTTATGCAGCTTATTTTGGACGAAAAAAATTATAAGGTATATGTGAAAATAATATACCATAGTATTAACATAGATATGCTTTATTTTTATGAACATAACAAGTTAAAATGTATTAATATTAAACTAAAAAATTAGTAATATATAACTTGTAATTAAGATTTTTGTTTATCAATTACCACCAAGATTTTTATTTTCAAAAATATAACCGGCATAAAATATTATACTTTATATTAACATTTTTTTAAAATTAAACAAACGTGCAATATTTTTTAATGTAATAATAAACAATTACATGGGTAATATTACAATAAAATAAAAAATAAAGAAACTATCATCTCTATTTTCAAATGAATTTATAGATATAAATCACATTATCTATTCCTAATTATATATTTTTTTGAATAAAAAATTTATTATTATTTTCAAATATAAAAAAATAATCAATATACTATTTGTAAATATGAATGTTTTATGTAATGTCCGTTTTTAAAACTAAAAATGTATCTTTAAAAGTATATTATATGACAACTATAAATAAAATTGCACAATGGTCTAAGGATAAGCCTATTTGGTGGCAGCATTCATTAAGACTCACATTGATGCACGGAAAATTAGACAGTGAAGATCTTAATGAAATATTAAAAATAGCAAAAATGGAACACGGGTTAGAGAAAAAAAATGATAATTATCCCTATTGCTCATCTGACTTAGATTTTACTGGTTATTTTCCAGAGCAGCATAAAGTATTTTTACATTCCATTTCAGATATTCAAGGAGTGGCTTTATTAGCAGAAAATCAAACATTGGAATTTTCTAATGAAAATTTAATTATAATTTATGGGGAGAATGGTACAGGGAAATCGAGTTACACAAACATATTAAAACATTGTTGTTTAACTCGCGGTGATCAACCTGAAATAATAGGGAATGCATTTAATAAAAATAATCCAATACCACAAGCAAAAATTTCGGTTATATGTAATGAAAAAAAAATTCAATATTTTTGGAATCCTGAAAAACCTAGCATTGACATCCTAAAATCAATACGAGTATTCGACAGTTTATCAGCACATCATTATATAAATAAAGAGGACGAATTAGGATTTAAACCTATCGGCTTAAATCTTTTATCCGAACTCAGTAAAGCTGTGAATCATGTTAAATTAAACATGGAAGAAGATAATATGGCAAATAATGGTTTAATAAATTTACCAGAACTAACATCTTGTAGTGTTACAGCTGAATTTATAACAAAGTTATCTGCGAATACAAACGAGGATGATATTAATCTACATATTGCTTCCGTTGAAGAATTACAAAGAATAGAACCACTAAAAAAAGAAATTATCCAAAGTAAATCTCAAACAGTCAAAATAAAGAAAGAAGAATTACAACAAAATATAAGAATCCTTACTCCTTTAAAAAAAATATGTGAAGACATCCTAAATTTATTAAGTGATGAAGCATTTGAAAATTTAAAAAAACAATATGTTGATAAGATAAAGAAAGAAACCTTCGCTGAAAATATGCGGCAACAAACATTGAAAGGCCTACCATTGGAATCTATTGGAGGATTAAATTGGCTAAGTTTATGGCAAGAAGCTAAAAATTTTATAGTCAAAGAAACTAAGAAAAAGATTTTTCCATTAAAAAAAGAAGAATATTGCCCTCTTTGCCTACAAGAAATTGATGAAAGAAGTGAAAAAAGAATGGCGAATCTGGACAAATATCTAAATGCACAGGCAGCAAAAGAAGCAAAAAAAGCTAAAGATTTATTTGATCAAAATATTAATGAATTATCAAATATTAGTCTTAGTTTAAATTCTTATGAAGCAGCACTTAATTTACTAAATTTACATCAAGATAATTTAGATAAAAAATTCAAAAAACTATTTTCTAAACTAGAAGAAAGAAAAAAATTGTTTAGTACATCAAACTTACCTGAGAAAATTGAAAAGTTAGATTTAAAATGTATTGATGAATTAAAATATATTTTTACAAATATTGAAATGCAAATTGAAAGTCTTTATTCAGATGAAGATCTTTTAAAATTAATAAATAAAAAAGAATTAGAACTTTCTCATCTAGAAGATAAAAAATACGTGCAGGAAAATAAAGAAAATATTATTTCAAATATCAGAAGATACAAAAGAATCAGAATGCAGGACAAAATTCTTTCTGAATGTAATACAAAATCTATATCAGATATATCTTCAACAATAAATCAATCTAATGTTGTTCAACCTTTAATGGACGCTTTTAAAAACGAATTATCAGAGTTTGGATTTAATCGATTTAATGTTGAAGTAGACTCCAGGAATAAACGTGGAAATCAACAATTTAAAATAAGTATTTCAAATTCAAAAATATCTACTGTCGCAAAAATTGCAAGTGAAGGTGAACAACGTTGTATTGCAATAGCTTGTTTCTTAGCTGAAATGAAAGCTGATTCAAGAAAGTCAGCAGTAATATTTGATGACCCAGTAAATTCATTGAGTCATGGATGGAGCAAACGAGTAGCGAAACGTTTAGTTGATGAATCAAAAGAAAGACAAGTTATTATTTTTACTCATAGCCTTACTTTTTGTAAATTATTGCTTGAATCAGCTGAAAGTAAAGATATAAAACACTCCAATTTTACATTTGAACGATCGTTCAGAGATGCAGGTATAATTAGATGCCATGCTCCATGGCCTGCTTTAACAACCGGCGGACGTATAAAGGCTCTTCGAAAAAAATTAGAAAATATAAAAAAACGAAGTAAAAACAATACAATTAATCAAATTCACAATGAATGCTACAACTTTTACGGGTATTTGCGCGAAAGTTGGGAAAGACTTGTTGAAGAAAAACTACTTAATAAGGTTGTAACTCGCTTTGAACGAGGAATTCAAACTAATCGATTATCTAAACTAACTGATATATGTCAAGATGATATTGATAAAATTAATAAAGCAATGAAAAAGTGTAGCACTTATTTAAGAGGTCATGACAGCGCTACAGCCATAGGTGAGCCATATATATCTATTGAGGAAATGGAGCAAGATTTGAATACAATTTACAATTTCTCACAAGAGCTTCAAAATAGTCCAAGATGCAGATCATAAGATTCTTATTTGAAATAATAAAAACCTAGATACAGTTTATATATATTTTTCACTAATGCATTTTGAACATAAATTAATCGAAATTAGACATTTAATAAATTACCTTATAAACCGTTGAGCGCGCAATATTTAATTGACGAGCAATTGCTGTTGCTCCTATTCCCTGAGAACGTAGTTGTCTAATTTTTTCTCGATCAACGCTGCGCTTACGCCCAAACTGAACACCTTTTAATTTTGCTTCCAGCCGGCCTTCGTTTGTCCGTTCTAAAATACGTTGGCGTTCTGCCTGAGCCACTGCTGATAAGATGGTTACTATCATTTTGCCCATCGTACCTTCGGTACTGATACCATCATCTAAAAATCGTATCGCCACCCCTTCTTGGTCGAACTCTTTTATTAATTGGATCATATCGGCGGTATCACGACCAAGACGATCCAGTTTTTTAATCAAAATAATATCGCCCTCTTCGACTTTCAAACGCAATAGATTGAGTCCATCCCGTTTGGTATGGCTACCTGAGACCTTATCAGTAAAAATTCGATTCGCTCTTACCCCAGCTTCTTTAAGGGCTTTAACTTGAATATCGAGCGATTGTTGACTGGTTGAAACTCTGGCATAACCAAAAAGCCGCATTAAATGTCTCCTTAATCGATTTAAAGACACAGAATGTCTTTTATTTTTATAAAAACGATTTAATAGACATTTTAGAGCAGATATTTTCAACTGTCTAAAAATTTATAATATTTTAGACAAATTAATAATTTATTTAAATAATAACGATATACTTTGTTTTAGTTGTATTAATTAAAAAAATAAAATTAATTTGCACCTTATTTAAATTCTTTGCATTTCTGCAAGTTTTCGGTAATGCGCACCTAAAGCAGTCAATTCACAACCAGTAGACTCCATTGCTGCATAATACATATGTTCTACATTAATTGGCTTAACTAGACCATATCGATTACATATTTGTAACTCTTGAAAAATACGAACATTATCCGAATTTACAGGCATATTTTTAAATTTATCAGGTACATTATCGCGATCTGGCTCAAATGAAGGGTTTAATGAGAACGTAGAAGTAGCATCAGGAAAATATTCTGGTAAACGTCTAAGAATATCTAAAGGAATTTTTGGATCAACTTTTCTAAGAGCAACAAACCTCTGTACATTTGCTTTGTAAATAGGACGTTGTTCCCAAGGTCCTAAAGTTTGATCTATATGAGCATATAACGAAGCAGGTGTAATTCGCCCACATACATCCGCCGAACTTCCGCTTAATCCGTCCAATAAAATTTTAGTGAACAAGCCTTGATTATTCGT comes from the Arsenophonus sp. aPb genome and includes:
- a CDS encoding SLATT domain-containing protein, with the translated sequence MTDNYKILEGQLRECYGRIIYSHKTHEKCADILFNRHKFIKCSQIVLSAFVTGGLVTALFDFSALIEYKKLGTLVAVLLSTILLTLNSYIKDYDLGEIAQKHRQAGADLWIIREKYLSLLTDLRMKTVPLNDLCLRRDKLTEDLHAVYTGAPSTNYKAYVKAQKALKELEDMTFSDDEIDEFLPKELRRK
- a CDS encoding nucleotidyltransferase, with the protein product MSISEIFSQFINNLTINNTETISTRYGELTAALNRQFRDTDSKVANTLQVGSFGRKTGINNISDLDMLYIMPKNKWEHYDKPGGQLKLLQDTKDAIIKRYPTTNVRVDRLVVTVTYTNFHIEVQPVFEQEDMSYKYPDTKNGGSWKVTKPRKEMEAVANLNAEKNLNLRPLCKMARAWKNKHGIGIGGLLIDTLAYNFLNSTSTYDDKSYLYYDQLSRDFFKYLSELPPQNEYCAPGSGQRVKVKKSFQRLAKKTHELCLKAIEEKGKDNVNEKWKSIYGQPFPATQINRDLTSQTWDNTEEFIENKFPVDIRYQLKIDCEVIQRGYRKFLLRDMLIKRIPLKAEKKLKFLISELPSVGGCYQVYWKVLNRGEEAQRRNCVRGQITLDKGHKTKEENSNFQGDHIVECYLVKNNIVVSKDRIHVPIIANRSDYD
- a CDS encoding DUF4238 domain-containing protein, coding for MNSEMRIPNKKIRHHYVWAYYLRRWSSDKVNIWYISRTGKISNDGIKGLAREDNFYKIGFFKEKDVHLVKEIIKNCHVELQKQHVNFFKKFAEIQNLAKIASDITDNKDINDRITSNIFEDYFSSMEKRAIDLINSLNDGKTDYIENKDKYCELCLFVAYQYSRTLRMKRILIDALNTIEDTPHKALLRDFYQRNWWFMCSFFAGNLSYDMATNKSAKIFILNNETDIDFITSDQPVININPDGHKAENIDYYYPLSPKKALLIITSDNNYFNIKKLTKENVCFLNREIALQSYKTIFSINKDGINNNRDYCKVQIVDNLP
- a CDS encoding AAA family ATPase, encoding MTTINKIAQWSKDKPIWWQHSLRLTLMHGKLDSEDLNEILKIAKMEHGLEKKNDNYPYCSSDLDFTGYFPEQHKVFLHSISDIQGVALLAENQTLEFSNENLIIIYGENGTGKSSYTNILKHCCLTRGDQPEIIGNAFNKNNPIPQAKISVICNEKKIQYFWNPEKPSIDILKSIRVFDSLSAHHYINKEDELGFKPIGLNLLSELSKAVNHVKLNMEEDNMANNGLINLPELTSCSVTAEFITKLSANTNEDDINLHIASVEELQRIEPLKKEIIQSKSQTVKIKKEELQQNIRILTPLKKICEDILNLLSDEAFENLKKQYVDKIKKETFAENMRQQTLKGLPLESIGGLNWLSLWQEAKNFIVKETKKKIFPLKKEEYCPLCLQEIDERSEKRMANLDKYLNAQAAKEAKKAKDLFDQNINELSNISLSLNSYEAALNLLNLHQDNLDKKFKKLFSKLEERKKLFSTSNLPEKIEKLDLKCIDELKYIFTNIEMQIESLYSDEDLLKLINKKELELSHLEDKKYVQENKENIISNIRRYKRIRMQDKILSECNTKSISDISSTINQSNVVQPLMDAFKNELSEFGFNRFNVEVDSRNKRGNQQFKISISNSKISTVAKIASEGEQRCIAIACFLAEMKADSRKSAVIFDDPVNSLSHGWSKRVAKRLVDESKERQVIIFTHSLTFCKLLLESAESKDIKHSNFTFERSFRDAGIIRCHAPWPALTTGGRIKALRKKLENIKKRSKNNTINQIHNECYNFYGYLRESWERLVEEKLLNKVVTRFERGIQTNRLSKLTDICQDDIDKINKAMKKCSTYLRGHDSATAIGEPYISIEEMEQDLNTIYNFSQELQNSPRCRS
- a CDS encoding recombinase family protein; the encoded protein is MRLFGYARVSTSQQSLDIQVKALKEAGVRANRIFTDKVSGSHTKRDGLNLLRLKVEEGDIILIKKLDRLGRDTADMIQLIKEFDQEGVAIRFLDDGISTEGTMGKMIVTILSAVAQAERQRILERTNEGRLEAKLKGVQFGRKRSVDREKIRQLRSQGIGATAIARQLNIARSTVYKVIY